Below is a window of Enterobacteriaceae endosymbiont of Donacia fulgens DNA.
ATGAAAAAAAATTTTTTCTTAAAAATTTTAAATAAATTAAAAACAATACTAATAATTTTTTCTATAATATATTTTTTATTTCCTAACAACACATTAATAGCAATAGCAACAAATAAAAAAAATATTAATATATTAAAGATAAAAATACCTTTACTAGAAAAAATAAAGAAAAAATATTTTTTCATTATTTTAAATAAAAAATATATATACATTGATATTTTTAATAAAAAAAGTACAAAAAAAATATTAAAAAAATTTTTTTTTATTAAAAATAATATTATTTTTAATAAAAATTTAAATAAATACGAAATATTTTGGAATAACATAAAAAAAAATTCTAATAAAAATAATTACTTAAATAATTATAATCCAAATTTTTATTTAGATAAAAAAAAAAAATCTAGTATAGATTACAAAAAAAAATTTTTTTATTACTATTTAACAATGAAGAATAATATTTCTAATAATTTTTCTAATAAAGAAGTATTTATAGAAAATATTAAATTAAATTTATTAAATATATTTAATAACGAAATAAATAATAAAATTAAATTAAGTATCTATAAAATATTTAATAAATTTGAAATAAATGGTAAATCCTTAATAAGGATTAATTTAGATGAAAATTTAAATTTAAATAATTCTGAAGCTAGTTTGTTATTACCTCTTATAGAAAATGAAAATTATGTTTTTTTTTTACAAAATAATATACACGAGACTGATAATAGAATACAAAATAATTTAGGTTTTGGTATAAGAAAAATATCTATTGATAATAATTATTTATTTGGGATAAACAGTTTTTTAGATTATGATATTTCATTAGAAAATACAAGAATAGGAATAGGTGGGGAATTTTGGAAAGAGTTTTTAAAATTAAATATTAATATATATTATGGTTTAAGTAGATGGTGGCATTCAAATATTTTAAATCAAAAAAAAACTATTTTTAATAATTTAAATGATGATGATTTTTTTTCAAGGCCAGCTACAGGATGGGATTTTAGAATAGAGGGTTACTTTCCTAAATTACCAGAATTAATATTTAATTTTGATTATTCAAAATATTTTGGGAACATAGAATTTAAAAAAGAAAATTATAAAAAATTATCTTCTCCTTCTATTCTCTCTTTTTCTATTAATTATAATCCAATACCCTTTTTAAATTTTACTATACAAAAATCTCACACCTTTTTAGGACAAAGTAATTTACAATTTGGTATAAATATTAATTTAAATTTAAATTCTTCATTTTATAATCATATTCATACAAAAATTAATGATATCTTTTCGTCATCTTATGATCATAAATATGATTTTGTTAATAGAAACAATAATATTTTTTTAGAAAGTAGAAAAAAATATTTAATTAAATTATCTACAAAAAAAAAAATTATTGGTTTTCCTAGAAGTGAACATTTTTTAGGATTAAAAATTAGTTCTGTTAATAATATTAAAAATACTTCTTTTAAAATAGATAATGTTTTTTATAAACAGGGAGGTTCAATTAGATTATATAATCATGATTATATTATAAATATGCCAAGTTATGATTTTGAAAATATTAAAAATAATACTTTAATATTAAAAATTATTGTAGATGATGTATTAGGTAATAAAAAAATATCATATGTTATGATAAAAACTTTATATCCTTTAGTAAATAAAAATTTTTCTACTCTAAGTGTTTTTCCTAAAAAAATATTAGTTAATTCTGAAGAAGCAAAAATAGTTTTTGAAGCTAGAGATAATAATAATGAATTATTAACAAATATGAAAAATGTTCATTTTATAGTAGAAAAAGGTAATTTATCAGATAAACATAATATACATTTCGGGCATGTTACTGAAGATCCTAAAGGAACATATTTTGCATTAATAACTAGTTCATCTGCTGGTCAAGTTTCATTAAAAGTAAAAATTGGTGATGTAATTAACAAAAATCTTAGTACTAAAATTAATTTTATCTCTCCTTCAGTAGATAATATGGTATTAAAAACTAATCCTCAAATTCTTATTACAAAAGTTAGTCAACCCATTACATTTTTAATAACAGTTTATGATAAGCATGGTAAAAGGTTCAAATTTTCTAATATCCAAATAAGAAATGTTGTTGCTAAAGATAGACAAGGAGATATTAGAAAAGATAGTGGTAAAATACATATTGAAGATATTACTAATCAAAAATCTGATGATAATGATAATTTTTTATTTACAACAGATATAAATGGGGAATTAAAACTTAAAGTATCTGACCCCCACGGTATTGGGGTTCGTACTACTCTTGAAATTAGTGCAAATGATTATATTACTAAAACAGTCAATTTAATTTTTACAGTATCTACTAGTCCTAATACCCCCCGGGCTAGAATGTATGGTCATATGACTGAATTTTTGTTTGTTAATGGGATAAAATTTAAAAGACCAATTTTAAGTACAGAACGATTAGGAGATCAGGTAAATAATTATTTAAATGAAGATTGGTCAAAGTTTAATTGGTATAATGCAGAATCATATTGTAAATCACAAAATTCTCGATTACCAACAAAATCTGAATTATTAGAATTTTATAATGTTCATTCAGGTGATGATTTACTTAGT
It encodes the following:
- a CDS encoding inverse autotransporter beta domain-containing protein, with the protein product MKKNFFLKILNKLKTILIIFSIIYFLFPNNTLIAIATNKKNINILKIKIPLLEKIKKKYFFIILNKKYIYIDIFNKKSTKKILKKFFFIKNNIIFNKNLNKYEIFWNNIKKNSNKNNYLNNYNPNFYLDKKKKSSIDYKKKFFYYYLTMKNNISNNFSNKEVFIENIKLNLLNIFNNEINNKIKLSIYKIFNKFEINGKSLIRINLDENLNLNNSEASLLLPLIENENYVFFLQNNIHETDNRIQNNLGFGIRKISIDNNYLFGINSFLDYDISLENTRIGIGGEFWKEFLKLNINIYYGLSRWWHSNILNQKKTIFNNLNDDDFFSRPATGWDFRIEGYFPKLPELIFNFDYSKYFGNIEFKKENYKKLSSPSILSFSINYNPIPFLNFTIQKSHTFLGQSNLQFGININLNLNSSFYNHIHTKINDIFSSSYDHKYDFVNRNNNIFLESRKKYLIKLSTKKKIIGFPRSEHFLGLKISSVNNIKNTSFKIDNVFYKQGGSIRLYNHDYIINMPSYDFENIKNNTLILKIIVDDVLGNKKISYVMIKTLYPLVNKNFSTLSVFPKKILVNSEEAKIVFEARDNNNELLTNMKNVHFIVEKGNLSDKHNIHFGHVTEDPKGTYFALITSSSAGQVSLKVKIGDVINKNLSTKINFISPSVDNMVLKTNPQILITKVSQPITFLITVYDKHGKRFKFSNIQIRNVVAKDRQGDIRKDSGKIHIEDITNQKSDDNDNFLFTTDINGELKLKVSDPHGIGVRTTLEISANDYITKTVNLIFTVSTSPNTPRARMYGHMTEFLFVNGIKFKRPILSTERLGDQVNNYLNEDWSKFNWYNAESYCKSQNSRLPTKSELLEFYNVHSGDDLLSNYGWPIVDRFNLMWTSTPIVNMYFRDPLHFHINFLNGDIDKGITGNIFSFFCVQDK